One window of the Clostridium sp. MB40-C1 genome contains the following:
- a CDS encoding electron transfer flavoprotein subunit alpha/FixB family protein — protein sequence MNIADYKGVWVFAEQRDGELQKVALELLGKGREIADKLNVELTAVLLGNKIEAVAKDLLAYGADKVLYVEDEKLAHYTTDAYTRAICDLANEKKPEIIFIGASFIGRDLGPRVAARLSTGLTADCTALDVEEGTGHLLMTRPAFGGNLMATIMCTEHRPQMSTVRPGVFDKLAKDESKVDATKIEKVAAKLVDEDLRIKVLEAIKEAKEVADISESQVIVAGGRGMGSKENFAMLEELAHALGGVVAGSRAAVDNGWVDHALQVGQTGKTVRPKIYVACGISGAIQHLAGMQDSDYIIAINKDSDAAIMKVADLGIVGDLAKVVPELTAQVKAMQE from the coding sequence ATGAATATAGCAGATTATAAAGGCGTTTGGGTTTTTGCTGAACAAAGAGATGGAGAATTACAAAAAGTAGCTTTAGAATTATTAGGAAAAGGTAGAGAAATTGCAGATAAATTAAACGTTGAATTAACTGCAGTTTTACTTGGAAATAAAATAGAAGCAGTAGCTAAAGATTTATTAGCATATGGAGCAGATAAAGTTTTATATGTAGAAGATGAAAAATTGGCTCATTATACAACTGATGCTTATACAAGAGCAATTTGTGATTTAGCAAATGAAAAGAAACCAGAAATTATATTCATAGGAGCATCATTCATAGGAAGAGACTTAGGACCAAGAGTAGCAGCAAGACTTTCAACAGGATTAACAGCTGACTGTACAGCTTTAGATGTAGAAGAAGGAACAGGTCATTTGTTAATGACAAGACCAGCATTTGGTGGAAACTTAATGGCTACAATCATGTGTACAGAACACAGACCACAAATGTCAACAGTAAGACCAGGTGTATTTGATAAATTAGCAAAAGACGAATCAAAAGTAGATGCAACTAAAATAGAAAAAGTAGCAGCTAAATTAGTTGATGAAGATTTAAGAATAAAAGTATTAGAAGCAATAAAAGAAGCTAAGGAAGTAGCTGACATCAGTGAATCTCAAGTAATAGTAGCTGGTGGAAGAGGTATGGGAAGTAAAGAAAACTTTGCAATGCTAGAAGAACTTGCTCATGCATTAGGTGGAGTTGTAGCAGGATCAAGAGCAGCTGTAGATAATGGTTGGGTTGATCATGCACTACAAGTTGGACAAACTGGTAAAACAGTAAGACCAAAAATATATGTTGCATGCGGAATATCTGGAGCAATCCAACACTTAGCTGGAATGCAAGATAGTGATTACATAATTGCTATTAACAAAGATTCAGATGCTGCTATAATGAAAGTTGCTGATTTAGGAATAGTTGGAGATTTAGCTAAAGTAGTTCCTGAATTAACAGCCCAAGTAAAGGCAATGCAAGAATAA
- a CDS encoding electron transfer flavoprotein subunit beta/FixA family protein: MKIVVCLKQVPDTNEVKIDPVTGTLIREGVPSIINPDDKNALEEALKIKDEKGAHVTVISMGPPQAEAALREAIAMGADEAILISDRAFAGADTLATSHALAGALKKLEYDVIFAGRQAIDGDTAQVGPEIAEHLGLPQVTYVEDVTVEGDSLKVRRALEDGYEMLEVKMPCLLTAIDSLNEPRYMSMKNIFTTFQKEVKVWSADDIDIDKSLLGLKGSPTKVKKSMTKEAKGKGEVINVSAKEAAAFAASKLKEKHYI, translated from the coding sequence ATGAAGATAGTTGTTTGCTTAAAACAAGTTCCAGATACAAACGAAGTTAAAATAGATCCAGTTACAGGAACACTTATCAGAGAAGGCGTTCCATCAATTATCAACCCAGATGATAAAAACGCTTTAGAAGAAGCATTAAAAATAAAAGATGAAAAGGGAGCTCATGTAACAGTAATAAGCATGGGACCTCCACAAGCAGAAGCTGCATTAAGAGAAGCAATAGCTATGGGTGCAGATGAAGCTATATTAATATCTGATAGAGCATTTGCAGGAGCGGATACATTAGCAACTTCTCATGCGTTAGCAGGAGCATTAAAGAAATTAGAATATGATGTAATCTTCGCTGGAAGACAAGCTATCGATGGAGATACTGCACAAGTTGGACCAGAAATAGCTGAACATTTAGGACTTCCACAAGTAACTTATGTAGAAGACGTTACTGTTGAAGGAGATTCTCTAAAAGTAAGAAGAGCATTAGAAGACGGATATGAAATGTTAGAAGTAAAAATGCCATGTCTTTTAACTGCAATAGATTCATTAAATGAACCAAGATACATGAGCATGAAAAATATCTTCACAACATTCCAAAAAGAAGTTAAAGTATGGAGTGCGGATGATATAGACATAGACAAATCACTTCTAGGATTAAAAGGATCACCTACAAAGGTTAAAAAATCAATGACTAAAGAAGCAAAAGGCAAAGGTGAAGTTATCAATGTATCAGCTAAAGAAGCAGCAGCATTTGCAGCTTCAAAACTAAAAGAAAAACACTATATTTAA
- a CDS encoding acyl-CoA dehydrogenase, translating into MNFQLTKEQELVRQMVREFTENEVKPIAAEIDAEHKFPEETTKKMAKYGLFGLPFSTEYEGAGGDYLSYILAVEELAKQCATTSVVLSAHVSLGAGAIDQFGTPEQKKKYMPDLASGRKLAAFGLTEPNAGTDASAQQTVAVKDGDNYILNGQKIFITNGAYAETFVVFAMTDKSKGTKGITAFIVEKDFPGFSIGKVEDKLGICGSSTTELIFEDCVVPAENMLGKEGRGFGIAMKTLDGGRIGIASQALGIAEGALEEAVAYMKERKQFGKQLFKFQGLAWMAADCKARIEAARYLVYKAACNKRDGLPYTIEAATAKLYAAETAMFVTTQCVQMLGGYGFTKDYPLERMFRDAKITEIYEGTSQVQKMVISGALFS; encoded by the coding sequence ATGAATTTCCAATTGACTAAAGAACAAGAATTAGTAAGACAAATGGTAAGAGAATTTACTGAAAATGAAGTTAAACCAATAGCAGCAGAAATAGATGCAGAGCACAAATTCCCAGAGGAAACTACTAAAAAAATGGCCAAATATGGACTATTTGGATTACCTTTTTCAACAGAATATGAAGGTGCAGGTGGGGACTATCTTTCATATATATTAGCTGTTGAAGAATTAGCTAAACAATGTGCAACTACAAGTGTTGTTCTTTCAGCACATGTTTCATTAGGTGCAGGAGCGATAGATCAATTTGGTACTCCAGAACAAAAGAAAAAATATATGCCAGACCTTGCAAGCGGAAGAAAATTAGCTGCTTTTGGATTAACTGAACCAAACGCAGGAACAGATGCTTCAGCTCAGCAAACTGTAGCTGTTAAAGATGGAGATAACTATATATTAAATGGTCAGAAGATTTTTATAACTAACGGTGCCTATGCTGAAACTTTCGTAGTATTTGCTATGACTGACAAGAGCAAAGGTACTAAAGGAATAACAGCTTTCATAGTTGAAAAAGACTTCCCAGGATTCTCAATAGGAAAAGTTGAAGATAAATTAGGAATATGTGGTTCATCAACTACTGAACTTATATTTGAAGATTGTGTAGTACCAGCAGAAAATATGCTTGGAAAAGAAGGAAGAGGTTTTGGTATAGCAATGAAAACTCTTGATGGAGGAAGAATTGGTATAGCATCTCAAGCGTTAGGAATAGCTGAAGGAGCTTTAGAAGAAGCAGTAGCTTATATGAAAGAAAGAAAACAATTCGGAAAACAATTGTTTAAGTTCCAAGGATTAGCTTGGATGGCTGCAGATTGTAAAGCTAGAATAGAAGCTGCTAGATATTTAGTATATAAAGCTGCATGCAATAAGAGAGATGGACTTCCATACACAATAGAAGCTGCTACAGCTAAATTATATGCTGCAGAAACAGCTATGTTTGTAACAACTCAATGTGTTCAAATGTTAGGTGGATATGGATTCACTAAGGATTATCCATTAGAAAGAATGTTCAGAGATGCTAAGATAACTGAAATTTACGAAGGAACTTCTCAAGTTCAAAAGATGGTTATTTCAGGAGCATTATTCAGCTAA
- a CDS encoding short-chain-enoyl-CoA hydratase, producing the protein MEFKNILLEKEGKLAILTINRPKALNALNPETMTEIDAALDDLAKDTEIQAVILTGAGEKSFVAGADIKAMQNMNVMEGREWALYANGVFRKLESLEKPVIAAVNGFALGGGCEISMACDVRIASKNAKFGQPEVGLGITPGFGGTQRLPRHVGMGMAKEMIYTGKIINAEEAYRIGLVNHVFEQEQLMDEAKKLANSMLVNAPIAVKLCKQAINRGMQVDIDTAVNFESELFGACFSTEDQTEGMTAFVEKRKEKNFKNK; encoded by the coding sequence ATGGAATTTAAAAACATTTTACTTGAAAAAGAAGGAAAATTAGCAATTCTTACTATCAACAGACCTAAAGCATTAAATGCTTTAAATCCAGAAACAATGACAGAAATTGATGCAGCACTTGATGATCTTGCAAAAGATACTGAAATTCAAGCAGTAATTTTAACAGGTGCTGGAGAAAAATCATTTGTTGCAGGTGCTGACATAAAAGCAATGCAAAACATGAATGTTATGGAAGGAAGAGAATGGGCTCTTTATGCAAATGGAGTGTTTAGAAAATTAGAATCTTTAGAAAAACCAGTTATTGCTGCTGTTAATGGCTTTGCATTAGGTGGCGGATGCGAAATTTCAATGGCATGTGATGTTAGAATAGCATCTAAGAATGCAAAATTTGGACAACCAGAAGTTGGTTTAGGAATAACTCCAGGATTTGGTGGAACTCAAAGACTTCCAAGACACGTTGGAATGGGAATGGCTAAAGAAATGATTTATACTGGAAAAATAATAAATGCTGAAGAAGCTTACAGAATTGGTCTTGTAAACCATGTTTTTGAACAAGAACAATTAATGGATGAAGCTAAAAAACTTGCTAATTCAATGTTAGTAAATGCACCAATAGCTGTTAAACTATGTAAACAAGCTATTAATAGAGGTATGCAAGTAGATATCGACACAGCTGTAAACTTTGAATCAGAACTATTCGGCGCATGTTTCTCAACAGAAGATCAAACAGAAGGTATGACAGCATTCGTTGAAAAGAGAAAAGAAAAGAACTTTAAAAACAAATAA
- a CDS encoding redox-sensing transcriptional repressor Rex — translation MERKRNISMAVIRRLPKYYRYLSEFMKNDVDRISSKELSEKIGFTASQIRQDLNCFGDFGQQGYGYNVKDLYREISSILGLDLEYNTVIVGAGNIGQAIANYTDFDKLGFKLNAIFDVNPKLTGLKIRDVEIQDIDNLEQFLKYNEVNLGVICVPRESAQRVCDILIENGVKGIWNFAPVDLHAEEDIKIENVHLSDSLLTLTYLLNGR, via the coding sequence GTGGAAAGGAAAAGAAATATTTCAATGGCTGTTATTAGAAGACTGCCAAAATATTATAGATACCTAAGTGAATTTATGAAAAATGATGTTGATAGAATATCATCAAAAGAATTAAGTGAAAAAATAGGATTCACAGCTTCACAGATAAGACAGGATCTTAATTGTTTTGGAGACTTTGGTCAGCAAGGATATGGCTACAATGTTAAGGATTTATATAGAGAAATAAGTTCAATCTTAGGATTAGACCTAGAATATAACACTGTTATAGTAGGAGCAGGTAATATAGGTCAGGCAATAGCAAATTATACTGATTTTGATAAATTAGGATTTAAATTAAATGCTATTTTTGATGTTAATCCAAAATTAACTGGTCTAAAAATAAGAGATGTAGAAATACAAGATATAGATAATTTAGAACAGTTTCTAAAATATAATGAAGTGAATTTAGGTGTAATTTGTGTGCCAAGAGAAAGCGCGCAGAGAGTTTGTGATATTTTAATAGAAAATGGAGTAAAAGGTATATGGAATTTTGCACCTGTTGATTTGCATGCAGAAGAAGATATAAAAATAGAAAATGTACATTTAAGTGATAGTTTACTTACTTTAACATACTTGTTAAATGGAAGATAA